The genomic DNA CGTAGCCGAGGGCGCGCATGAGCGCGTCGTAGGCGCGGGCGACGCGGGCGGTCGTCCACCCCGGCTCGCGCACCGGGTTCGAGAAGCCGAAGCCCGGGGCATCCGGGATGACGACGTGGAAGGCGTCCTCGGCCCGCCCGCCGTGGGCGACCGGGTCGACGAGCGCGTCGATGACGTCGAGGTAGTCGATCGCCGAGCCCGGGTAGGTGTGCGCGAGCAGCAGGGGCGTCGCCTGCTCGTGCTTCGAGCGCACGTGCAGGAAGTGGATCGGCTGCCCGTCGACCTCGGCGATGAAGTTCGGCACCGCGTTGATGCGGGCCTCGACCGCGCGCCAGTCGAACTCGCGCCAGCGGGCGACGGCGTCGGCGAGGTAGTGGTTCGGGGTGCCGGTCTCCCAGGTGTCGCCGGGCGCCGGCTGGGGGAGCCGGGTGCGGGCGAGGCGGTCGGCGAGGTCGTCGAGGTCGGCCTGCGGGACGGCGACGGTGAAGGGGCGGATGGCTGCGATGTTCATGTCTCCGAAGGTACGATCCAAACAGGAACGGATGATTCCTGATTCGCGAGATCCGTTCCGCCGGACTCGGAAGGAGCCGCCCATGGCCGAAGCCGCCACCCGCCTGCTCGCACTGCTCGCGCTGCTGCAATCGCGGCCGTCGTGGACCGGGCCCGAACTCGCGGGGCGCCTCGACGTGTCGACCCGCACCGTCCGCAACGACGTCGAGCGGCTGCGCGGGCTCGGGTACCCGGTCGATGCGGTGCGCGGCGCCGCCGGCGGCTACCGGCTCGGGGCGGGCGGCCGCATGCCGCCCCTGCTCCTCGACGACGAGGAGGCGGTCGCGGTCGCGATCGGGTTGCGCGCGGTGAAGGGCGTCGCGGGCGTCGCCGAATCGGGCGCGCGGGCGCTCGCCAAACTCGAGCAGGTGCTGCCCGCGCGCCTTCGCCCGCTCGTCGAGGCGGTCACCCAGGTCGTCGACCATGCGCCCGAGAACACCGGCACGGATGCCCCCGACCCCGAGGTCGACCCCGCGGTGCTGCAGGCGATCGCGACCGCCATCCGCGCCGCCGAGTGGTTCCGCTTCGACTACCGCGGCGACCCCGCCCTGGTCGAGCCGTACCGCCTCCTCGCGTGGCAGCGCCGCTGGTACCTGGTCGGGCGCGTGCCCGAGTCGGGGGAGTGGCACGTCTACCGCGCCGACTGGATCGCCCCCCGCATGCCGACCCGCCGGCGGTTCACCCCGCGGCTCGTGCCCGGCGGCGACTACACGGCGTTCACGATGCGGGAGGTCGCGGCGAGCGGCTGGAACGTGCACGCGAGGCTGCGGGTGGATGCCCCGGCCGAGGCCGTGCTCGCGCGCATCCACCCCGCGGTCGGCGTGGTCGAAGCGGTGTCCGACGAGGCATCCGTGCTGGTGACCGGCGCCGACACGCTCGAGACGGTCGCGGCGTACATCGGCATGCTGGGCATGCCGTTCACGGTCGAGTCGCCCGTCGAACTGCGCGCGCATCTCGGGCGACTGGCGGGGGTCTACGCACGGGCGGCGTCGACCGGGTAAGGTAAGCCTCACCTGCCCTGTCACCCGGAGGAACCCGTGGCCTCGAGCAACATCGCCATCACGCACGCCGAGACCGGCCTCGTCACCGCCGACGTCGTGCGCGCCGAGCGCATCTCACCCCACTTCGTGCGGCTCACCATCGGCGGCGACGCGCTCGCCGACTGGCGCCACGTCGGATTCGACCAGTGGTTCCGGCTCGCGGTGCCGACGAGCGACCACACCCGGTTCGACAACCTCTCCGAGACGTACACCACCGCGGCGT from Agromyces larvae includes the following:
- a CDS encoding helix-turn-helix transcriptional regulator; translated protein: MAEAATRLLALLALLQSRPSWTGPELAGRLDVSTRTVRNDVERLRGLGYPVDAVRGAAGGYRLGAGGRMPPLLLDDEEAVAVAIGLRAVKGVAGVAESGARALAKLEQVLPARLRPLVEAVTQVVDHAPENTGTDAPDPEVDPAVLQAIATAIRAAEWFRFDYRGDPALVEPYRLLAWQRRWYLVGRVPESGEWHVYRADWIAPRMPTRRRFTPRLVPGGDYTAFTMREVAASGWNVHARLRVDAPAEAVLARIHPAVGVVEAVSDEASVLVTGADTLETVAAYIGMLGMPFTVESPVELRAHLGRLAGVYARAASTG